The following proteins come from a genomic window of Paenibacillus swuensis:
- a CDS encoding S-layer homology domain-containing protein: MSNTSFLNEDKENNVQHNRGGEKKVMKKIVSVALSTAMAFSMFASVVSGAELTTTEKFEALKAKGILSGVDASGNAGLSNSLTRAELAKILVSLKGLTPVTGASTFKDVKAGVWSTPYINAASKAGLVAGTSATTFAPTAKVTVEQVARVLVVALGIDHPASPDTNASAWAKEYVAAAVKSGLISSTANFKGIALRSVIVDATYTAWMASQGPQVVSGSVKAVDANNIEVTFSDDAKAQAFKLDKALVVGANEVTVTYKGKEYKVTVQYDALAVSSIAQSGAKKITVNFNKAVSETEKAALTYDVKNGLVPYTVTPKFADDNKSVVLTATFLPAGDYTVTVKGFEAKTVKVEEEKVAKVEIGATSIQKTDGQDLKIKALNQFNEEVSTSLNTTVFNATKGNAITANVSGTYDLKSDDVAKVDDSIIITVLHPSTGLSASKTLKVVAGSSATVIQLSTVAPLKDKTRISTNEKGLVLPYKLADQYGQDIKLPLTSAISPNGSGLFSIGGINFVVNDATAVKNFAVDKDGVLTFETGTTATTVVLTAVNNSTGASATTTFKVEGSATVKSLDLSNPGVLAVSGEEIKIPYVAVDTYGAPTDLKTLDLSKVLVPVSNNSQLKFAEGYPKLNAKGELVFKFTGGAGSNTNVYAYIGGVLVDTLTLDVKAAATPVKIHGIKDVATAYAVGASNDFDADNITYVDNYGRVNGVAAGVYSITSSDNGIVSTGGNKLTAVAAGTAKITVALNDVANSKYEFDVTVVKNEDVKTFAVKAVPTLFADKADDAYTGDYSKTVTLVGKTANGTEVAIVQSSFLASLTTSDESIVTVNGTKVWGKKAGTATVTAYNESGAKVADTTVTVSDAAPVASAVTLNETEYKVGLGGTVTATKEVKDQYGVVITPSGTFSSSDTKVATVSQAGVISGKEKGTSTLTYRTSNGTTATATIVVE; encoded by the coding sequence ATGAGTAATACGAGCTTTCTAAATGAAGACAAAGAAAACAATGTGCAACACAATAGAGGAGGAGAAAAAAAGGTTATGAAGAAAATTGTATCCGTAGCACTATCCACAGCAATGGCGTTCTCTATGTTCGCAAGCGTGGTATCCGGTGCCGAACTAACAACAACTGAGAAATTCGAAGCATTGAAAGCAAAAGGTATTTTGAGCGGTGTTGACGCATCGGGTAACGCGGGTCTAAGCAACTCCCTTACACGTGCTGAGCTTGCTAAAATCCTAGTATCCCTGAAAGGTTTGACTCCAGTAACGGGAGCTTCCACTTTCAAAGACGTTAAAGCAGGTGTATGGTCCACTCCTTACATCAACGCAGCTAGCAAAGCTGGCCTGGTGGCTGGTACTTCCGCAACTACTTTCGCTCCAACAGCTAAAGTAACAGTTGAGCAAGTAGCTCGCGTATTGGTTGTAGCTCTAGGCATCGACCACCCAGCTTCCCCTGACACAAACGCTTCCGCTTGGGCGAAAGAGTATGTTGCAGCAGCTGTTAAATCCGGACTTATTTCTTCCACAGCTAACTTCAAAGGTATCGCTCTTCGCAGCGTAATCGTTGATGCTACTTACACAGCATGGATGGCTTCCCAAGGACCGCAAGTTGTTTCCGGTTCTGTGAAGGCAGTAGATGCTAACAACATCGAAGTTACTTTCTCCGACGATGCTAAAGCACAAGCGTTCAAGCTTGATAAAGCTCTAGTAGTAGGCGCTAACGAAGTAACTGTTACTTACAAAGGCAAAGAGTACAAAGTAACTGTACAATACGATGCTCTTGCAGTATCTTCGATCGCTCAATCCGGCGCTAAGAAAATCACTGTAAACTTCAACAAAGCCGTTTCCGAAACAGAAAAAGCAGCTTTGACTTACGATGTGAAGAACGGTCTTGTTCCTTACACTGTAACTCCTAAGTTCGCTGACGATAACAAATCCGTTGTATTGACAGCTACTTTCTTGCCAGCTGGCGACTACACGGTAACAGTTAAAGGCTTCGAAGCTAAAACTGTTAAAGTAGAAGAAGAGAAAGTTGCTAAGGTAGAAATCGGCGCAACTTCCATCCAAAAAACGGATGGTCAAGATCTGAAAATTAAAGCTCTTAACCAATTCAATGAAGAAGTATCAACTTCCCTGAACACTACTGTTTTCAATGCAACTAAAGGTAACGCAATTACAGCTAACGTTTCCGGAACTTACGATCTTAAGTCCGATGACGTAGCTAAAGTTGACGACAGCATCATCATCACTGTGTTGCACCCGTCCACTGGTCTTTCCGCTTCCAAGACTCTTAAAGTGGTAGCTGGCAGCTCCGCAACTGTAATTCAATTGAGCACTGTTGCTCCATTGAAAGACAAAACTCGTATCTCCACTAACGAAAAAGGACTTGTACTTCCTTACAAATTAGCTGACCAATACGGCCAAGACATCAAATTGCCTTTGACTTCAGCAATCAGCCCGAACGGTAGCGGATTGTTCTCCATCGGCGGTATCAACTTCGTAGTTAACGATGCAACTGCTGTTAAGAACTTCGCAGTAGACAAAGACGGCGTGTTGACTTTCGAAACTGGCACAACTGCAACAACTGTAGTTCTGACAGCAGTTAACAACAGCACTGGTGCATCTGCTACTACAACTTTCAAAGTTGAAGGATCTGCAACAGTTAAATCTCTTGACCTTAGCAACCCAGGTGTACTTGCGGTTTCCGGTGAAGAAATCAAGATCCCTTATGTAGCAGTTGACACATACGGCGCTCCTACAGATCTTAAGACTCTTGATCTTTCTAAAGTATTGGTACCAGTTAGCAATAACAGTCAGCTTAAATTTGCTGAAGGTTACCCTAAATTAAACGCTAAAGGCGAACTTGTATTCAAGTTTACTGGCGGTGCAGGTTCTAACACGAACGTATATGCTTACATCGGTGGAGTACTTGTTGATACATTAACTCTAGATGTTAAAGCTGCAGCAACTCCAGTGAAAATCCACGGAATTAAAGATGTTGCAACAGCATACGCAGTTGGCGCATCTAACGATTTCGATGCAGACAACATCACTTACGTTGACAACTATGGCCGCGTAAATGGCGTAGCAGCTGGCGTATACAGCATCACTAGCAGCGACAACGGTATTGTTTCCACTGGTGGTAACAAACTGACTGCAGTAGCAGCTGGTACAGCAAAAATCACTGTAGCTCTGAACGACGTTGCTAACTCCAAATACGAGTTTGATGTAACTGTTGTTAAGAACGAAGATGTGAAAACATTCGCAGTTAAAGCTGTTCCAACATTGTTCGCTGACAAAGCTGACGATGCTTACACTGGCGACTACAGCAAAACAGTAACGCTTGTAGGTAAAACTGCAAACGGAACTGAAGTTGCAATCGTACAAAGCTCCTTCTTGGCTTCCCTGACTACTTCCGATGAGTCCATCGTGACTGTTAACGGTACTAAAGTATGGGGTAAAAAAGCAGGAACAGCTACTGTTACAGCTTACAACGAGTCCGGTGCTAAAGTTGCTGACACTACAGTAACAGTATCCGATGCAGCTCCAGTAGCAAGTGCAGTAACACTTAACGAAACTGAGTACAAAGTAGGTCTTGGCGGTACTGTAACAGCTACGAAAGAAGTGAAAGACCAATACGGTGTTGTAATCACACCATCTGGCACATTCTCCTCTTCCGATACTAAAGTTGCAACTGTATCTCAAGCTGGTGTTATCTCTGGTAAAGAGAAAGGTACTTCCACTTTGACTTACAGAACTTCTAACGGTACTACTGCAACTGCAACAATCGTTGTTGAGTAA
- a CDS encoding alpha/beta-type small acid-soluble spore protein: MGKGQSGRRQIVPESHEALDLMKYEIAAEMGLPVGKQTLTSADVEFAAELGSIPSSSLTSTKEDYWGNLTSRDSGAVGGEMTRRLIRKAEDSILGIL, from the coding sequence ATGGGTAAAGGTCAATCCGGGCGCCGTCAAATCGTCCCTGAAAGCCACGAAGCACTGGATTTAATGAAGTACGAAATTGCAGCGGAAATGGGTTTGCCTGTAGGGAAACAAACGTTAACTTCAGCGGATGTTGAATTTGCCGCAGAACTGGGAAGCATCCCTTCGAGCAGCCTCACATCCACTAAAGAAGATTATTGGGGTAACCTCACATCGCGTGATTCCGGAGCGGTCGGCGGCGAAATGACCAGGCGTTTAATTCGGAAGGCGGAGGACTCCATCTTGGGCATTTTGTAA
- the metK gene encoding methionine adenosyltransferase yields the protein MTLQSGRRLFTSESVTEGHPDKICDQISDAVLDAFLANDPNARVACEVSVATGLVLVIGEISTKSEYVDIPAIVRQTVKDIGYTRAKYGFDSNTMAVLTSLNEQSADIAQGVNAALEERDGKDMEKESEAIGAGDQGLMFGFAANETEELMPLPIALAHRLSRRLAEVRKNGTLEYLRPDGKTQVTVEYDGDKPVRVDTIVISTQHAEEATLEQIQRDIKEHVINPVVPDNLLDDATKYFINPTGRFVIGGPQGDAGLTGRKIIVDTYGGYARHGGGAFSGKDPTKVDRSAAYAARYVAKNIVAAGLANKCEIQLAYAIGVAQPVSISVDTYGTGTVSEEKLVEVIRNNFDLRPAGIIKMLDLRRPIYAQTAAYGHFGRTDIDLPWERVDKADKLKADALA from the coding sequence GTGACATTACAAAGCGGTCGACGTTTATTTACTTCTGAATCCGTAACAGAAGGACATCCGGATAAAATTTGTGACCAAATTTCGGATGCGGTATTAGATGCTTTCTTGGCGAATGATCCTAACGCGCGTGTAGCGTGCGAAGTTTCTGTAGCTACTGGTTTGGTTCTGGTAATCGGTGAAATTAGCACGAAATCAGAATACGTGGATATCCCGGCGATTGTTCGTCAAACCGTTAAAGACATCGGTTATACGCGCGCGAAATACGGTTTTGATTCCAATACAATGGCAGTACTGACTTCCCTGAACGAGCAATCCGCGGACATCGCGCAAGGCGTGAACGCGGCTTTGGAAGAGCGTGACGGTAAAGACATGGAGAAAGAATCTGAAGCCATCGGCGCGGGCGACCAAGGTCTGATGTTCGGATTCGCGGCGAACGAGACGGAAGAATTAATGCCGCTGCCAATCGCGCTTGCTCACCGTCTGTCCAGACGTCTGGCTGAAGTGCGCAAGAACGGTACGCTGGAATACCTGCGTCCCGACGGCAAGACACAAGTAACGGTTGAATACGACGGCGACAAGCCGGTTCGTGTGGACACCATTGTTATTTCTACGCAACATGCGGAAGAAGCAACGTTGGAACAGATTCAACGCGACATTAAAGAGCATGTCATCAACCCGGTAGTACCGGACAATCTGTTGGATGATGCAACGAAATACTTCATCAACCCGACAGGCCGTTTCGTTATCGGCGGACCTCAAGGCGACGCGGGTCTGACAGGCCGTAAGATCATCGTGGATACTTACGGCGGTTATGCGCGTCACGGCGGCGGCGCATTCTCCGGTAAGGATCCTACGAAAGTGGACCGTTCCGCAGCTTATGCAGCTCGCTATGTGGCTAAGAACATCGTTGCCGCGGGTCTTGCGAATAAATGTGAAATCCAGTTAGCCTATGCCATTGGCGTAGCGCAGCCGGTTTCCATTTCCGTAGATACGTACGGCACAGGTACAGTAAGCGAAGAGAAGCTGGTTGAAGTGATCCGCAACAACTTCGATCTTCGTCCTGCGGGCATCATCAAGATGCTGGACCTTCGTCGTCCAATCTATGCCCAAACCGCGGCTTATGGACACTTTGGCCGTACCGACATCGACCTTCCGTGGGAACGTGTTGATAAAGCGGACAAGTTGAAAGCAGACGCATTGGCATAA
- a CDS encoding stalk domain-containing protein, which produces MNTESKNHRAKSMKTTISTAKRAALFTLSALLLAQPLLPIHNVLADGVTEQLVTKAASASSTVLLSEEPITSGATLQKYQFSTVRSGKKAVAIGNVIKVDLDNPYVKLDVMTGTKNKFTTLNSVSNMAKETGAVAGVNGDYFNTAGPYVPLGGQVYSGQVMATPSYLEGMYGFALTATNRPVIDIFTFSGKVTAQDGSMFKLAGVNKAPYYHSNPKVHSHANALHIYTSDWTNVNRANDGATKPLEVLVEDNFVKQISEKTLPITPPENGYILRANGTAADYVRAHLHLGEKVTSTYSLQTTNPNQPVDMTGVKTLIGGHTILVNAGQPAAFSRDVSSISPNSYRSRTALGYSKDGKYAYIITSDAKGGSAGMNLKELQQFMIKVGVWKGLNLDGGGSTTMVSRPLGEFNAVLANTPENGSQRRIVNGFGVFSLAPQGAVKGIAVQGETNLLINEQAEYKMKAYDQFYNPVDVSSMPANWSASSPIGAFAGNTFVASKPGKATLTVASGTAKKSLEVNVIGRDQLHQMKVDQANPVLLAGASYKLPVLMTTVEGKTRTMPAASVKWELVGFQGRVEDGTIYVDSVNENTPGYAIARYDGFSTLVPFASAEQKLWNDFDTNPASVSFSASQPEITGSAAVVTGLPGGNASGLLNLTYDFTNGTGTKAAYADFAGGAGYPVEGQPKAMKMDVLGDNSLNWLRAEVTDAKGVKQLVTIAKAVDWSGWKTLSIDLSSYKLSYPVTFKRIYVASLEEAQDERALVGDISIDNIQFQYDSSAPGQGEANSMTLTLNNKAYYVNGVKKALDQAPKAVAGVTYIPVKFVTDALGGSTTYNTAAKQVSIMRGNRLMELWFNDKDYVLNGVRGTAASSPVAMGGRTMIPLRLVSEKLGLKVIWEPKTQSVTIE; this is translated from the coding sequence ATGAACACGGAAAGCAAGAATCATCGCGCGAAATCTATGAAAACTACTATATCTACTGCCAAGAGGGCAGCCCTGTTCACCTTGTCCGCATTGCTGCTGGCGCAGCCTTTATTGCCGATACATAACGTTCTGGCGGACGGAGTTACGGAGCAGCTGGTGACCAAAGCCGCCTCCGCTTCCTCGACAGTTCTGTTGTCAGAGGAGCCGATTACGTCAGGAGCAACACTCCAAAAATATCAATTCTCCACCGTGCGCAGCGGGAAGAAAGCCGTCGCCATCGGAAATGTGATAAAGGTAGATTTGGATAATCCCTACGTCAAGCTGGATGTGATGACGGGCACGAAGAACAAGTTTACTACGTTGAATTCCGTATCGAACATGGCCAAAGAAACCGGAGCCGTCGCAGGCGTGAACGGCGATTACTTTAACACGGCAGGTCCTTACGTCCCGCTGGGGGGACAAGTCTATTCCGGGCAAGTGATGGCGACGCCGTCCTATCTGGAAGGGATGTACGGATTCGCGCTTACGGCGACGAATCGTCCGGTTATCGATATTTTTACATTCAGCGGAAAAGTTACGGCACAGGACGGCTCAATGTTCAAGCTGGCAGGCGTGAACAAGGCTCCTTACTATCACAGCAATCCCAAAGTACATAGTCATGCGAATGCATTGCATATCTACACCAGTGACTGGACGAATGTAAACCGCGCCAACGACGGGGCGACCAAGCCTCTTGAAGTGTTGGTAGAGGACAACTTTGTGAAACAGATATCAGAGAAAACGTTACCGATTACACCGCCGGAAAACGGTTATATTTTGCGCGCCAACGGTACGGCTGCCGACTATGTAAGAGCTCATTTGCATTTAGGCGAGAAGGTGACATCCACCTATTCCTTGCAAACGACGAATCCGAACCAACCTGTGGATATGACCGGGGTGAAGACTTTGATCGGGGGCCATACCATTCTGGTCAATGCGGGACAACCCGCGGCTTTCTCCCGTGATGTGAGCAGCATCAGCCCGAATTCCTACCGTTCCAGAACGGCATTGGGTTATTCCAAGGACGGCAAATACGCGTATATCATCACTTCCGATGCCAAAGGCGGCAGCGCCGGGATGAACTTGAAAGAGTTGCAGCAGTTCATGATTAAAGTCGGTGTATGGAAAGGTCTGAACCTGGACGGCGGCGGTTCCACAACGATGGTATCCAGGCCGCTGGGCGAGTTTAACGCTGTATTGGCCAACACGCCGGAGAACGGCTCCCAACGCAGAATCGTGAACGGTTTCGGTGTGTTTTCCTTAGCTCCGCAAGGCGCTGTGAAGGGTATTGCCGTGCAGGGTGAGACGAATCTATTAATTAATGAGCAAGCGGAATACAAGATGAAAGCCTATGATCAATTCTACAACCCGGTGGATGTCAGCAGCATGCCGGCTAATTGGTCCGCATCTTCGCCGATCGGCGCTTTTGCCGGAAATACATTCGTAGCCTCAAAGCCGGGTAAAGCGACCTTAACGGTAGCTTCCGGTACAGCTAAGAAATCGCTGGAAGTCAACGTCATAGGCCGCGACCAGCTTCACCAGATGAAAGTAGATCAAGCGAATCCCGTATTGTTAGCGGGCGCATCGTATAAGTTGCCTGTGTTAATGACAACGGTGGAAGGTAAAACGCGCACGATGCCGGCCGCGTCGGTGAAATGGGAGCTCGTGGGCTTCCAAGGCCGTGTGGAAGACGGAACGATTTACGTGGACAGTGTGAACGAGAATACGCCGGGGTACGCTATTGCCCGTTATGACGGCTTCAGTACGCTTGTACCGTTCGCATCCGCGGAACAGAAGCTGTGGAACGATTTCGACACGAATCCCGCTAGCGTAAGCTTCAGCGCTTCTCAGCCGGAGATCACGGGCAGCGCGGCTGTTGTAACGGGACTTCCGGGCGGTAACGCCTCCGGTCTATTGAATCTGACCTATGATTTCACGAATGGGACAGGCACCAAGGCGGCGTATGCGGATTTCGCCGGGGGAGCGGGTTATCCTGTGGAAGGTCAGCCCAAAGCGATGAAGATGGATGTGCTGGGCGATAACAGCCTGAACTGGCTTCGTGCGGAAGTGACGGATGCCAAGGGCGTCAAGCAATTAGTAACGATCGCTAAAGCGGTGGATTGGTCCGGGTGGAAGACGCTTTCCATCGACCTGTCCTCTTATAAATTAAGCTACCCTGTAACTTTCAAGAGAATCTATGTCGCAAGTCTGGAAGAAGCGCAGGACGAGCGCGCTTTGGTCGGGGACATCTCGATCGATAATATTCAGTTCCAATATGACTCTTCCGCGCCGGGACAAGGCGAAGCGAATTCCATGACATTAACCTTGAATAACAAAGCCTATTATGTGAATGGGGTCAAAAAAGCGTTGGATCAAGCGCCGAAAGCTGTAGCCGGCGTGACTTACATCCCGGTGAAATTCGTGACCGACGCGCTGGGCGGAAGCACGACTTACAACACGGCTGCTAAACAAGTATCTATTATGCGGGGGAACCGTCTGATGGAGCTTTGGTTTAACGACAAGGATTATGTATTGAACGGCGTTCGCGGAACAGCCGCTTCTTCGCCGGTAGCGATGGGCGGCCGCACGATGATCCCGCTTCGGCTGGTATCCGAGAAGCTGGGGTTGAAAGTAATCTGGGAGCCTAAGACCCAATCCGTTACAATCGAGTAG
- a CDS encoding sensor histidine kinase yields MELQVNAIDKVIKNAIEVMESSKYQVFEICEAARQEFENLEKELVDILEQTTQTILRVDQLEVDYRKARVRLSEVSRDFQRFKEQDIKIAYELATKLQLDLTMMREKETQLKTRRDELKLRIRNIERSIERAEVIGSQMNVVLEYLSGDLNQVTRIIESAKNRQILGLKIILAQEEERKRIAREIHDGPAQSMANIVLRTEIAERMIGKQEFEMVRVELGDLKSQVRDGLEEIRKIIFNLRPMALDDLGLIPTLRKYVQDYEEKTLIRTRFDMIGKEARLPSAMEVAIYRLVQEAFTNGFKHASASFISLEVTFQLHMVKIVIQDNGVGFNTDKFEVSAAGSHYGLIGMRERVELLEGRMELQSAQNAGTKITMLIPVSGDNRKE; encoded by the coding sequence GTGGAACTTCAAGTAAATGCTATTGATAAAGTCATCAAAAACGCCATCGAAGTGATGGAGAGCAGTAAGTATCAGGTGTTTGAAATATGTGAAGCCGCCCGTCAAGAATTCGAAAATCTTGAAAAAGAATTAGTAGATATCCTCGAACAAACCACACAAACGATTCTTAGAGTAGATCAGCTGGAAGTGGATTACCGTAAGGCAAGAGTGCGCTTATCCGAGGTCAGCCGCGACTTCCAGCGATTTAAAGAACAAGATATCAAGATCGCTTATGAATTGGCTACCAAGCTGCAACTGGATCTAACCATGATGCGGGAGAAGGAAACGCAGCTCAAGACGCGGAGAGACGAGCTGAAATTGCGGATTCGGAACATCGAACGATCTATTGAGCGCGCGGAAGTCATCGGTTCGCAGATGAATGTAGTGCTGGAGTACTTATCGGGTGACCTGAATCAGGTTACCCGTATTATAGAGTCTGCCAAAAACAGGCAGATCTTAGGCCTGAAAATCATACTTGCGCAGGAGGAAGAGCGTAAACGTATCGCACGGGAGATCCATGACGGTCCTGCACAGTCCATGGCAAACATAGTGCTGAGGACCGAAATTGCCGAAAGAATGATCGGGAAGCAGGAATTCGAAATGGTTCGTGTCGAATTAGGAGACTTGAAGTCACAAGTTCGCGACGGCCTGGAGGAGATCCGCAAAATTATATTCAATCTCCGTCCGATGGCGTTAGACGACTTGGGACTCATTCCGACGCTGCGCAAATATGTTCAGGACTATGAGGAGAAGACACTTATCCGGACCCGGTTCGATATGATCGGGAAAGAAGCGCGTCTGCCATCCGCTATGGAAGTGGCCATTTACAGATTGGTGCAAGAAGCGTTCACTAACGGTTTCAAACATGCCAGCGCTTCTTTCATTTCTCTGGAAGTGACATTTCAATTACATATGGTTAAAATCGTCATTCAAGACAACGGTGTTGGATTTAATACAGACAAATTCGAGGTATCAGCTGCGGGCTCCCATTATGGCTTGATTGGCATGCGGGAGAGGGTTGAACTGTTGGAGGGAAGAATGGAGCTTCAGTCCGCACAAAATGCGGGAACGAAAATCACGATGCTCATTCCTGTTAGCGGCGATAATCGAAAGGAGTAA
- a CDS encoding response regulator yields MDYRTTQNGDKEKVKIVIADDHQLFREGLKRILNMEDDLEVIGECGDGIQVIEFCNNQKPDVVLMDINMPIENGVVATERLREIFPDIKVLILSIHDDESYVFETLRKGATGYLLKDMEAEALINAIRSVAMGHAYIHPKVTGKLINQLRRMTYLDEKGIASGGESQLKEAGVGVKYVPNENSPLTRREAEVLRLMAEGKSNKMIGEYLYISEKTVKNHVSSILQKMEVDDRTQAVINSIKNGWVTL; encoded by the coding sequence ATGGATTACAGAACAACACAGAACGGCGACAAAGAGAAAGTGAAAATCGTGATTGCGGACGATCATCAACTGTTTCGTGAAGGATTGAAACGGATTTTAAATATGGAGGACGACTTGGAGGTTATCGGGGAATGCGGCGATGGCATACAAGTCATCGAATTCTGCAATAACCAGAAGCCGGATGTCGTGCTTATGGATATCAACATGCCGATTGAGAACGGGGTCGTTGCGACGGAGCGATTACGCGAAATTTTCCCCGACATCAAGGTGTTGATCCTATCCATTCATGATGATGAAAGCTACGTATTCGAAACCCTTCGTAAAGGGGCAACGGGCTATCTGCTCAAAGATATGGAAGCGGAGGCACTCATCAACGCGATACGCTCCGTAGCGATGGGTCATGCTTATATTCATCCGAAGGTTACAGGGAAACTGATAAACCAGCTGCGCAGAATGACCTATCTGGATGAGAAAGGGATCGCATCCGGCGGAGAATCCCAACTGAAAGAAGCTGGGGTAGGCGTTAAATACGTACCGAACGAGAATAGCCCGCTGACACGTCGCGAGGCGGAGGTTTTGCGTCTCATGGCGGAAGGCAAGAGTAACAAGATGATCGGTGAATATCTGTATATCAGCGAGAAAACCGTAAAGAATCATGTCAGCTCAATTTTGCAAAAGATGGAAGTAGACGACCGCACACAAGCGGTAATCAATTCGATCAAGAACGGCTGGGTTACTTTATAA
- a CDS encoding DEAD/DEAH box helicase has translation MNTHTTPSPPTQSGFLIWAVTGAGKTEMIFPLIDHVLTTGGTICLTTPRRDVVLELQPRIRKAFPERRLVTLYGGSEQRWEEGDIVLATTHQLLRFKHAFDVVIIDELDAFPFHNNPMLEFAARNVCREDGKFIFLSATPPPHLQKLVRSGRMPHIRVPVRYHRHPLPVPRRMQIPKLNRWINGQTLPRKLTSALQQSLDRGAQIFLFVPKIRWIPQVLLLLKQRFPDHRIEGTSSKDDERAAKVQHFRDAAIRILVTTTILERGVTVPKTDVFILDADDALFDEAALVQMSGRAGRSAADPAGHVYFFSADHNGQQAAAIKQIRAMNQLAARKGYLREGSHV, from the coding sequence ATGAACACGCACACCACTCCATCGCCCCCAACCCAATCAGGCTTCCTGATCTGGGCCGTCACCGGCGCCGGCAAAACCGAGATGATCTTCCCCCTGATCGACCACGTCCTAACCACTGGCGGCACCATCTGTCTTACAACGCCAAGACGGGACGTGGTCCTGGAGCTGCAACCCCGGATTCGCAAAGCCTTTCCCGAGCGCCGCCTCGTAACCCTCTATGGAGGAAGCGAGCAGCGATGGGAGGAAGGCGATATCGTACTCGCTACGACACATCAGTTGTTGCGGTTTAAGCATGCTTTTGACGTGGTGATTATCGATGAGCTGGACGCGTTCCCCTTTCACAACAATCCCATGCTGGAATTCGCCGCGCGCAACGTTTGCAGGGAGGACGGGAAGTTCATCTTCCTCTCCGCCACACCCCCGCCACACCTGCAAAAACTCGTCCGCAGCGGCCGCATGCCCCATATCCGCGTTCCGGTACGCTATCATCGCCATCCCCTTCCCGTCCCGCGGCGAATGCAGATCCCGAAACTAAACCGGTGGATAAACGGACAAACACTCCCCCGCAAGCTCACATCCGCACTCCAGCAATCCTTGGACCGGGGGGCGCAAATTTTTCTTTTTGTTCCCAAAATCAGATGGATTCCCCAAGTATTATTGCTGTTAAAACAACGGTTTCCGGACCATCGCATCGAGGGGACCTCCTCCAAAGACGATGAACGAGCCGCCAAAGTACAACATTTTCGCGATGCCGCAATCCGAATTCTAGTGACGACCACAATTTTGGAAAGGGGTGTGACGGTGCCGAAGACGGATGTGTTTATTTTGGATGCGGATGATGCGCTCTTTGATGAGGCCGCTTTAGTGCAAATGTCGGGTCGCGCAGGACGTTCCGCCGCGGATCCGGCCGGTCACGTGTATTTTTTCTCGGCGGATCATAATGGACAGCAGGCAGCGGCGATCAAGCAAATTCGCGCCATGAATCAGTTGGCAGCACGCAAAGGTTATTTACGGGAGGGATCTCATGTTTAG
- a CDS encoding ComF family protein has product MFSSEHQGRIKSALSNLLSQLNSWLSPDSFSCVSCGGRSTQLSSAGLCSPCNRTFPWILEALCEVCGRYERCYDCERRERTYFAMNRSVVVYDAAMKNLLALYKYRGQERLQALFVEMLSGAYDHFQMSVDVITFTPLSSTRLAERGFNQAEQLARGLGAAKGIPVVPLLARIKHTEKQSFKTRKERLGTLEHVFSFQKDPDFTPREGLRVLIVDDVYTTGSTLNECAKVIREGMWAEIYGLTWAR; this is encoded by the coding sequence ATGTTTAGCTCGGAGCATCAAGGCAGAATCAAGTCTGCTCTATCCAATCTTTTGTCACAACTAAACAGCTGGCTGTCACCGGATTCGTTCTCTTGTGTAAGTTGCGGCGGGCGATCGACCCAGTTGTCTTCAGCTGGTTTATGCTCCCCCTGCAATCGTACGTTCCCGTGGATATTGGAGGCGCTGTGTGAGGTTTGCGGGCGATATGAGCGTTGTTATGATTGCGAGCGGCGGGAGCGGACTTATTTTGCCATGAACCGTAGTGTTGTGGTGTACGATGCCGCCATGAAAAACCTGCTCGCACTCTATAAATATCGGGGGCAGGAGCGGTTGCAGGCTTTGTTTGTGGAAATGCTCAGCGGCGCTTATGATCATTTTCAGATGTCGGTGGATGTCATTACGTTCACCCCTCTGAGCTCGACCAGGCTGGCGGAGCGGGGGTTTAATCAGGCGGAACAGCTGGCGCGGGGGCTGGGGGCGGCGAAAGGTATCCCGGTAGTGCCCCTATTGGCGCGAATCAAGCATACGGAGAAACAAAGCTTCAAAACCCGCAAAGAACGTCTGGGCACCCTGGAACACGTATTTTCATTTCAAAAAGACCCCGATTTCACCCCGCGCGAGGGATTAAGAGTCTTGATTGTGGATGATGTGTACACGACGGGAAGCACGTTGAATGAATGCGCGAAGGTGATTCGGGAGGGGATGTGGGCGGAGATTTACGGACTTA